The genomic window TGAAGATCTCTGTTCACACAAGCCAATTTTAATGGGCTATTAAGCATTTGGTTAAAAACAGGCTTGTACTAGTctcacagaaaaggaaacacttgtcaaaatgtttttttttaaaaaatactgtatgaCATCTTCTAAATtgcaatttaaatattaaaatcttgTTTCAGAAGTTCCTCGCTTCAGGTTGTTACTCAAAAACTCATCATGTTCAAAACTCAAATTATTATGAGATCTTGATATCATAAGAAGCTTTTCCTTATTAGTAAAGTCTTTCTTGACTGCTGCTTGTGGCACAAGTAACCTATCCATCGGGTCCTCTTTGTTTTCTAGTTTCATATATCCTTTACTGTTGCTCCGATCCAGTCTGGGCCAGCTGGGGTGTTTCCTTTGTTCAGCTTGGACAGTGAGTGTAGATGGACCCCTGTCCAAGTCCAGGGACTTTGAGTGTGAAGACAGAAGATGCAAAGATGTGTTGGACCCAAACTGTTTCCTGGCAGAACCAGGGGATAAAAGCTTTCCTGTGCTTGGTCCAAGAGTCATAGAAGATTTGAACTGGTCAGATGGAGTGTCCACAAATGAATTGTGTCGTGGCAGCATGGTAGCGGCTGGTCTGTAGGATTCATTGGTATCAGTTAGTGGAATGGCCAGAGAATCCATCGACAGATTTCTAGATCGACTCCTAGTGATCTCCGAGTCCTCAGTTATGTTATCTATACTGGGCTCATCAATAACACAGTTATTCAGTTTAATCACTGGCAGTGTGAAAGCACTAATGGAAGATGATACAATGGATTTTGTTTCACACTTTATAGAGCTAGTGTTTTTGTCATCTGAAGCCTTACTGGAGTGAGGGTAAAGTCCAAAGACTGAACCAGATTGCTCAGTCAGCAGAGATGGCAGGAGGCTACCAGTGGTCCTATCTTCATTTAGGGTAATCTCATCTTCTTCAGCAGAACTATCCATTCTAAAATTACTCTTGAAGCCAGAGAAAGGCGCAACTGTGTTTGCAGCCAGCCGTGATGCACACGAGCTCCCGCTGTGCCTGAGTTCTCCTTCCCCCAACAAGCCAGTGAAGGCAGCACTCAGCTGCTTTTGTTCCTTGATCCTCAGGGTGTGGATGTCTATTACAGTGGAGTATATGTCTCTCATGTGTatgatttttgtttccttgtcaCGATTTTCATGCAGAATGGCATTTGcgcaaataaaaatgaagattcCAATGCCCATAGTAAAAGGGCCCAGCATCTTCATCTTATCTGAGTGCATGTGCTGTTCAAAGAAACGAAGTAAAATGCTTCCTTGGCTTCTCAGGACCTGGGTTTCATTTACAGCTAGATTATCTTCAGATCCTAAAAGCTGTTCCTTTTGGGGCCAGTATCCAAGGATGGCCATTGCAATTCCCAAGAATGCGATAAGCACTCCCAAAACAAGGAAGAATCCTGATGGAGAATAGAGACGGATTTTGCCCCTGACAATTACTACATCTGCCCTGGGCCGGCGTCTAACTGGTTTCTTCTCCTCAGAAACTGGTGCTGTGGCAAGATTTACATGTTGCTGAGATCTGGCAGAGTCTTGCCTTTTTAAGGCAGCCAGTCCTGTTATGACTCCTCCGGTTGCTATCATAGTTCTATATCGTgccctgggggaaaaaaagaaaaagaaaagcagaagtattGAGGAAAGCAAAGGTTTTGTCTGCAAATATGAATAGCACTTTGTTAATCTGTAGATATTTCTTGATAATCAAAATATTCATGACTTTAAAAAAGCTACTATATCTTAATCCAGTTACAACATAGTAGCAGTTTTGAGATTCACAtggcatcttaaaaaaaaatttcaaaagtcTTTTATCACTGTAAATATAAGTAATAAATCTTCCATCAGTGATACTGAGAGTAGCAGAAAGTTAGTGCCCTTAGTGGTGATACATCAGGattaaagatgaaaatattcagaagtcTTAATAGATGATTTATCCCTGGACTGGTGTGCAGCAAAGTCAGTAATATGCTATTGCCTTGTATGGGTTTTAGATCATTTTAGCACTTTAGCTAGTAGTTCTTTCAAAAACTTCTATGACACACAATGACTATGAATACAGATCATTCTACGTATCCCCTTTAAGAGATCTTTCCTTCTAGATTTCAGCATAtattaatacatatttattcCATCATTTAAAGAAGCTTTTATTAAGCCTGTTCAGATCACCTGAGTCTCAACTGCagaataatttttgcttttcctaataAAGCTGATCCTCTTTTATGCATATCTagattttttcctccccttatTGGTTCCTTATGGACTACAAATCAAGTAGCTCAGTTCAGTTTACCAGATAATAAATCTTCATAAATTTCAAGTTCATAAATTCAAAGCTTCGTTTTatgaggaatttttttcattttagactTAACTTTCATACCTGGCTGTCTATTACATGAGAAACATTAACCAGCATGGgtttaaaaagagaaagccatGCTTGGTAGTTTTTTATGAGTAACAAATGAAACAACACAGTTCAgaataattgtattttattttacaaggcATCTTACAATCAGACTCAAAAATAGTTTCTGAGCTTAATTAATGAGTATTAGAATGAACACTAGATaatattataaagaaaaattaagatacTGTAAGTCAGGTATGAAAAAATTATGTTCTCTTTGGTGGCTCAGAGATAAAGAAAGGCTGACAGCCTGTTGCAGAGGAAAAGGCTCTGTGTCAAAGCTGGGGATGGTTTAACAAGCAGACAAAGATAAAGTTGGACTGGGTGAATAATGTGAGAGACTGGAAAGCAGAGGCAAAGCAAAATGGTGACTGCTTGCAATTTACAGGCAGTAATTTTCATCAgatctcttaaaatatttatgttttttaaaaaatcttagcAGTGCAcccatgaaataaaaagattagACCTGTCATGGTATGAGAAACAAACAGACAGACTCTACATTTGGACGCTATCATAGATTTCCAATACTGCAAGCAGGTGTCACATAAGCATATCTACAAACAGAAATTGGTCCAACCCCCCAATTATGAACTTGATTATGAAAGTAATAGGGAATTTGAGATAGGTGGCCAGGTGGAAGGActaatccagaaaaaaaatttatccAGTGTTCATTATTATCTGCTCAGCAGCAATTCAGATGACAAACAGAAAGAGTAGCAACCTGAACTCCATCATTATTAGAGGACAAAGCgctgcttctctctctgtgaGAAACCTTTTCTTTATGAAGGAAAGACCTGAAAAAAGGCCTAGGGTGCTAAGTATACAGCATTTTCTGagtttctgaaagagaaattcatAGCATTATTCCAAAAATCTCAGAAATTTCACTTGTAGTGTCAGATTTTATGTTCCTAATCTCGATGGAAATACTCACCCTTTGCAATTCACTTCCATTTTTATGCTATCTGGGCAATTTCAATAGTTCAATGCCAATTAATTTCTTGACTACTTcttgaaaagccattttttaaaatgtaacaatttaaaaatcccCCAAAGTAAGTTATTTGACATTGacagtctttaaaaattaaaacaaaactttctcATATGCCTATGTGTTTAACGGTTTCTGCCAAAACAAAAGATCATtattctgtaaaatgttttgaatcTCTAGACAGAAATAAATAGGACTTATCTGTTATAAAAGCTGTTGTATTTTGTCATGACTCAATTTAATGTAATTAGTTTTCtctgtgaaataaattaagAGAATTATGGCATATCTTTACTAAAATGAATAATCATTTAGCTATAATCTAGTTTGTTCCATTATTCTTTTCCAGATCCCAGACCTTTGGGGGGGACAAGGAGTTTCCATATTCATGTAGCATTTTACAGGCACACATCAGCCCACTCTGTCCATTCTCAGGGCTGCCAAGGAACTGCACAGGTATGGCAAGTTAGTGCTAAATCCACACTCTACCTGTTGACAGGATTCGCTGTTTTGTGTACTGTACTGTGCTTATCACAGCTACCTGGATTGCACCCAAGGGTGAATGGAGTAAGCTCACATCTGcttgctaaatattttaaacataactTTAGCAAGAGCTCCTTTCTAATTCTGAAAAGTAGAgccaataaaaacatttttaaaaattacatattgGGGTGTTTTCCTATAGAAAGTTCtcatttgcaaattttgcaaaaatTGCAGGAAAACCACATCTCAATTTCATTATTAATTGGTCTCCGGTGACTTGAAGGACAGACAAAAATTGAGATCTCTTAAAGTGAAAGTGAGAAAGCGAGATCTCTCAAGCTACATGgctggctccctcccagcatTTCAGAGGAACATACTGTTCTTCCATTCACTTTACCTGCATCAGAACTTGGGTGCAGGCGAGAGAAAGTCTGGCTGCAACAAGatacaaacatattttataCATAGAAAGAGTCTCTTCCCTATTTCTTGAGTTCACATCGACATTATTAAATcttctttcatggaaaaaaaaactcAACCAGGTTTCTAAATAATAATTTGTAATAAGACACAGTGTTGGTAAGGCTTATAAGCTACTTAACAGTTGAGTTTTGATCTCTTCTACATCTAATAAAATCAATGGTATTAACAGACATATTGGTATGAGATTATTTCACTTCATACTGACAGCTTTTCAGAAACCAATTACAATGAAATGATTATTAAAATTGaaatctttttcaaaaaatattatatttagAATAAAGTGACATTGTAGATACCTATGATTTATTCTGCAAGTCTGTTTAGTTCCACCACTTAACAGCCATAATGAGTGCCAGTGAtaaatgctgcttctgttaTTTAACTTAGTACAGTGGTTACATTTAGTTTTACCCTGAAGTCTGAATTCAAACTTCTGAACAAGCAAAGACTTGGAAGACTTTGACTCAGAGGTAAATAAAGATTATGCTAAGAGCTCAGACAGCATCTCTTTGGTGGCACTATGAATGACACAGGCTGGCTCTAAAACGAATCGAATAATGGTAAAATGGATGTGgaatacagaacaaaaagaaagggacAGGCCTATAACTCATTTTATAAAACACAACCATCTTGCTGATACAAAAGCACCACAGCTGCCAAGCTCCTTTTGAAGAACAAACGCTGAGCAACTCTCTAACCTTGCAGCTGTTCTATTTGTTTCATCTTCAATGAGAATGTTAGGTCCAAAGGCCTGGACAGCTTAGGGTTTTAGTCTTGAAAGAAGCAGTGGCCCAGATTTACCTCTACATTTAGCTTCGCTCTGCATTGTGCTGTTGTAACAGAGTGGCCCTCACACCAGCCCTGTCAGACACTCAAAGATCACCCAAGAAAAGCCTGGGTAGAGGTCCTGTAAAGCAGCTCCTGCTCGCTCTCgctctcactctctctctgcATTGTTTGCACAGAGAAGAATGACTCAGGCTCTTGACACTTCAGTTCTAACCTCTTCGATGGCCATTAGCAAGATGTACTTCGCCTTTCATCCAGGCTGTAGGCTAAGCCCAGTCCTCTGCGTCTGGCATGCTTTCTAGGAGAcgccttaaaaaaacccagcaccaAATGGAGTAACAGATTGTTATGTGCCCCCTTAGCATGAAGAAAGGACGGACCCCTCAGCAGATACTCCTGGTAGCTATCTCAGGTGACAGTAGACTTACTAGGGCCTGCAAGGAGCCATGTGGCAAGGACAGAGAAATGGAGACGAAGGGAATGATGTGGCTAACTATGGTGGGTTCAcccaagccactctatcactccccctcctcagctggacaggggaaagaaaatacaatgaaagacTCATGGGTCGAGctaaggacagggagagatcattcaccaattatcgtcacaggcaaaacagactcgacttgggaaaaattaatttaatttattgccaatcaaatcagagtagggtaatgagaaataaacccaactCTTAAAAtaccttcccccacccctcccttcttcccgggcttaactttactcccgagttctctacctcctccctgcctccagctgcgcagggggacggggaatgggggttatggtcagttcatcacattgtctctgccgctccttcctcctcagggagaggactcctcacactcttcccctgctctagcatggggtccctcccacaggagacagtcctccaaaaacttctccagcatgagtccttcccacaggctacagttcttcacaaactgctccagcgtgggtcctttccacggggtgcagtccttcagcagcagactgctccagcgtgggtcccccacagggtcacaagtcctgccagcaaacctactccagcgtgggctcctctctccacaggtcctgccagtAGCCTGCAGGGTAAACCCCTGCTCCAGGGTTTACgacagggtcacagcctcctttgggcatccaaCTGCTCCGGCGTGGgatcctccacaggctgcaggtggatgtATGCTCCATTGTGGACCTCCATGTGCTGCACAGGGACAGACTacctcaccatggtcttcaccaggggctgcaagGGAgtatctgctccagtgcctggagcacctcctccccctcctttttcactgaccttggtgtctgtagagttgtttctctcacatattctcactcctctctctccagctgctgttgctgttgcgCAGTaacttttcccctttcttcaatacgttatcacagaggcgctaccaccattgCCaattggctcagctttggccagcagcagaTTTGTCTTGGAGCCGTCTGGCACTGGCTCTATTGGGCACaagggaagcttctagcagcttctcacagaagccacccatgtacaccccccaccaccaccaccaaaacctTGTCACGCAAACCCAGTAATACCTGCAAAAGTATGGGTGGGTAAGGAGCCATGAGAGGGGATGCAGCTCATCTAAGAAGAGAATACCAGAGCCAGAGGAATAAATTCATGCAGGAAAGGTTTGCAGATGTGATGCAAAATGGGTAATGATAAAAGAAGTGTCACCCTGGGAGGTGGAGTGACACCTGCTTTTTCCTTACATTACACTGGCTACCCAAGCCACAGCTGCCAGAGAGGCTGGAAGGGATTCTCTTTTATCACCGTTCCATATGGGGAAAGGTTGCTCAGATGCTCAAGGAAAGGCTGTCATAGAAGAAACTTAAGAAAGAGgttaaaaacagttttcacaAAACAGTTTGTTGTGAGCAACCACTAGACTTGCCTTCACCAAgcaaagaatgaaatattttcctaacCAAGTCAGGAGGTCAAACAACTCAAATCAGCAAAGAAACAGTAGATTCACTCTGTGATACAAAGGTAAGGCATAGGTAAATTATCATAGACAAACTGTGATTTAGCACAGGTGGACGAGGATCCCTCTTTTCTACCAGTACATCAGACTATCACTGATGATCAGACAGAAATATGGTGCATTTATGCTGCTAGCATTACCCATATCTGATTTTGCCAGcctagagaaaggaaggcaggcaggaggcaggtGACTTGGGAATACAGCTGAAGAGCACAGAGCAACTTGAACAGCCTGGACACCTCCACAGGGAGGGATGGCAGATAAGAGGAGTGACTCAGAGTCCTTTTGAAGCTAGGAATTGTCTACACAAGTAATACCCAGTTATCCTTTGGAAGCTAAGCAAATGATAAAATGGGTGGGATAGGATTTCATGGGATTTGAGCCCAGTTGACTCACTGATTGATTATCCCAGATATAAGAGATGTGTCAACTGCAAGTACCTATTACAGACTGCACATTTCTGTTTCAACAGCAACTGAGGCAAGAGATGCTATTTAGACAATGGCTCTAATGCCAGGCAGCCTaggaaaatctgaaagatgTGTGTGCAAGAGCACAGATTCAATGGAAGGAATTGACTTCATAGCATGTTCTAGTGGCTCCAACTAACTTCTCCTGGTTCCACAAACTATAAactatttatttctcttttttacctAAGAGGCCGCCACCTTAATACCCCTCTTTCCTCCCTAATGATTATCATCACCTTAACTGTACTGCTGTCAACTAACTTATTTTTAGAGATGCTCTATCAAAAATCTAATTAATCTCTCAGCAATTGTTCTCAACTTGTAGTAAGCTTTAAAGCTTGGGGCTTCTATTTTATATGCCTGAAAGCTTATCTAATTTTTTCAACTATTTTGGTACTATAAAAGTTATTACTTCTACCTGTAACTTAGTCTTTTGAATACATACCTAGTCATTTGAATACATACCTAGTCATTTGAATTATATTGAGAtcttacatttaattttaaatgtatatgaGCAGCAAAGATGGGAAGCAAACTAAAGGGTACTagaattgtatttctttaatattatttgctttattCCAGATACATTTCAGTGCCCCTTACCACTTATAGTCCTTCTTGTttgcataaatatttcttttttttctcatttactttttgaaaaatgtttgaaacTTAATTATGTGAAATTATCAGAA from Gavia stellata isolate bGavSte3 chromosome 2, bGavSte3.hap2, whole genome shotgun sequence includes these protein-coding regions:
- the TMEM200A gene encoding transmembrane protein 200A; the protein is MIATGGVITGLAALKRQDSARSQQHVNLATAPVSEEKKPVRRRPRADVVIVRGKIRLYSPSGFFLVLGVLIAFLGIAMAILGYWPQKEQLLGSEDNLAVNETQVLRSQGSILLRFFEQHMHSDKMKMLGPFTMGIGIFIFICANAILHENRDKETKIIHMRDIYSTVIDIHTLRIKEQKQLSAAFTGLLGEGELRHSGSSCASRLAANTVAPFSGFKSNFRMDSSAEEDEITLNEDRTTGSLLPSLLTEQSGSVFGLYPHSSKASDDKNTSSIKCETKSIVSSSISAFTLPVIKLNNCVIDEPSIDNITEDSEITRSRSRNLSMDSLAIPLTDTNESYRPAATMLPRHNSFVDTPSDQFKSSMTLGPSTGKLLSPGSARKQFGSNTSLHLLSSHSKSLDLDRGPSTLTVQAEQRKHPSWPRLDRSNSKGYMKLENKEDPMDRLLVPQAAVKKDFTNKEKLLMISRSHNNLSFEHDEFLSNNLKRGTSETRF